Proteins encoded within one genomic window of Ranitomeya variabilis isolate aRanVar5 chromosome 4, aRanVar5.hap1, whole genome shotgun sequence:
- the LOC143769027 gene encoding E3 ubiquitin-protein ligase RNF182-like: MTSCDGDSLEPLLGPLELECKICYNGFDTRQHRPKVLGCDHRMCARCLKKMASNWTQSPPATICCPFCRQETALPEDLHLLPDDSGLLSKLSCHEWIHKRGCTVAPEVLLSPGDLCPNSSECLVITIMEVSDDTPEPGEQTPVLDILRVKISSSLAWLPGSCIPHCCGPCRPVPRILLGFLCLVYISSLPLGVYLMMTGHLLGIILVSLVPCTLILSLLCYCFCHELAACLAN; this comes from the coding sequence GGGGATTCATTGGAGCCACTACTTGGTCCTCTAGAGCTGGAGTGCAAGATATGTTACAATGGGTTTGATACTAGGCAACATCGACCTAAAGTTCTAGGTTGTGATCACCGTATGTGTGCTCGCTGTCTCAAGAAGATGGCATCAAACTGGACTCAAAGCCCACCGGCTACAATATGCTGTCCATTCTGCCGTCAAGAAACCGCATTGCCTGAGGACCTTCACCTTTTACCAGATGACAGCGGCCTGCTATCCAAACTCAGTTGTCATGAATGGATCCACAAACGTGGTTGCACTGTGGCACCAGAGGTCCTCTTGAGTCCTGGGGACTTGTGTCCTAATTCCTCCGAGTGCCTAGTCATCACCATCATGGAAGTCTCAGATGATACTCCAGAGCCTGGTGAGCAAACTCCAGTGCTAGACATCTTAAGGGTGAAGATATCATCAAGTCTAGCATGGCTACCTGGATCTTGTATTCCTCACTGCTGCGGTCCTTGCAGGCCTGTGCCACGAATCCTGCTAGGTTTCCTGTGCCTCGTGTACATTAGTTCATTGCCACTTGGTGTTTATCTCATGATGACTGGGCATCTTCTAGGCATTATCCTGGTCAGCCTAGTGCCATGCACCCTAATTCTTAGTCTTTTGTGCTATTGCTTCTGCCATGAGTTAGCTGCCTGCCTTGCTAACTAA